A window of the Hypomesus transpacificus isolate Combined female chromosome 22, fHypTra1, whole genome shotgun sequence genome harbors these coding sequences:
- the LOC124484832 gene encoding reticulon-4 receptor-like, whose protein sequence is MKYILTRVGELYFVVLWLHSVPLMSGCPAPCICHSEPLPSLACQQQGLFSIPTEIPVHTQRVFLQNNRLSAVRSTSFSPCRNLTVLWLYSNNISHIEAGAFYGLERLEELDIGDNDLRIISPTAFRGLTKLHTLHLHRCGLSELPVGAFRGLFALQHLYLQDNSLLTLHDDTFLDLANLTFLFLHNNKIKTVTEHMLRGLVSLDRLLLHQNRVTFVQHRAFHDLRKLTTLYLFFNNLTALTGETMEPLVSLQYLRLNGNQWICDCRARTLWDWFKGFKGSSSELECHVPARLAGKDLKRLKSPDLEGCYDTPHQTWISVLTSKTRSGKFHSTESPLRAGIPRCCLSDNDKSSIISSKGLPDRRQITNNPLKEKENMSKTKVLEGDPLKNGNPNKQSLNGPDVLDQDLDSSNNTLDRNRCVQTDMSDIHCVKDHCSTMRALTVIFIPLLLLSLDFC, encoded by the exons ATGAAGTATATTTTAACCCGAG TTGGCGAGCTCTACTTTGTAGTCCTGTGGCTGCATTCAGTTCCCCTGATGTCCGGCTGCCCGGCTCCATGCATATGTCACAGCGAGCCTCTGCCCAGCCTGGCGTGCCAGCAGCAGGGCCTCTTCTCCATCCCCACGGAGATCCCTGTCCACACCCAGCGCGTCTTCCTCCAGAACAACCGCCTCAGCGCGGTCCGCTCCACTAGCTTCAGCCCCTGCCGGAACCTGACTGTGCTGTGGCTGTACTCCAACAACATCAGTCACATCGAGGCAGGGGCCTTCTATgggctggagaggctggaggaatTGGATATCGGCGACAACGACTTGAGGATCATCAGCCCCACGGCGTTCAGGGGTCTCACCAAGCTGCATACCCTGCACCTGCACAGGTGCGGTCTCTCGGAGCTTCCCGTCGGGGCCTTCCGGGGTCTCTTTGCCCTGCAGCACCTCTACCTCCAGGACAACAGCCTGCTGACCCTCCACGACGACACGTTCCTGGACCTGGCCAACCTGACTTTCCTGTTCCTCCACAACAACAAGATCAAGACAGTGACGGAGCACATGCTGAGGGGCCTGGTGAGCTTAGACCGGCTTCTTCTCCATCAGAACAGAGTGACTTTCGTCCAGCACAGGGCGTTTCACGACCTGCGCAAGCTGACCACGCTCTATCTGTTCTTCAACAACCTGACTGCGCTCACAGGAGAGACCATGGAGCCCCTGGTGTCTCTCCAGTACCTGCGTCTGAATGGAAACCAATGGATCTGTGATTGCAGGGCCAGAACGTTGTGGGACTGGTTCAAGGGCTTCAAAGGGTCCAGCTCGGAGCTAGAGTGCCATGTTCCCGCCCGGCTGGCCGGAAAAGATCTCAAGAGGCTCAAAAGTCCAGACTTGGAGGGGTGCTATGATACCCCTCACCAAACCTGGATAAGTGTGCTCACCTCTAAGACACGATCTGGTAAGTTCCACAGCACGGAGAGTCCACTGAGAGCGGGCATTCCTCGATGCTGCCTCTCGGACAATGACAAGTCGTCCATCATCTCCAGCAAGGGCCTACCAGACCGTAGACAAATCACCAACAACCctctgaaggagaaggagaacatGTCCAAAACGAAGGTCCTGGAAGGCGATCCCCTGAAGAACGGTAATCCGAACAAACAGAGCCTGAATGGTCCCGACGTCCTGGACCAGGATCTAGACTCTTCTAATAACACCTTGGATAGGAATAGGTGTGTGCAGACTGACATGTCAGACATTCATTGTGTCAAAGATCATTGTTCTACCATGAGAGCGTTAACGGTTATTTTTATACCCTTGCTTTTGCTATCCTTAGACTTCTGTTAG